The Deinococcus radiopugnans ATCC 19172 genome window below encodes:
- a CDS encoding ParA family protein codes for MKVLGLVNQKGGVGKTTTAINLAAYLAAGGRRVLLLDMDPQGNATSGLGQRGAEQGLYEALADPARAAECVRPTDQPGLDLLPATPDLAGAGVELADDPDALRRLLSHLTGYDLVLVDAPPSLGPLTVNVLAAADALLIPLQAEYYALEGLAGLMETVERVQGGLNPRLKVLGVVLTMFDGRTNLAQEVETMVRQHFGELVFWSVIPRNVRLSEAPSFSKPINAFAPLSSGAAAYKRLAEEVMSRVEKI; via the coding sequence ATGAAGGTGCTGGGGCTGGTGAACCAGAAGGGCGGGGTGGGAAAGACCACCACCGCGATCAATCTGGCGGCGTACCTCGCGGCGGGGGGGCGGCGGGTGCTGTTGCTGGACATGGACCCCCAGGGCAACGCCACCAGTGGTCTGGGCCAGCGTGGTGCGGAGCAGGGGCTGTACGAGGCCCTGGCCGACCCGGCCCGCGCCGCCGAGTGCGTCCGGCCCACCGACCAGCCGGGGCTCGATCTGCTGCCGGCCACGCCGGATCTGGCTGGGGCCGGTGTGGAACTTGCGGATGATCCCGACGCCCTGCGCCGCCTGCTGAGTCACCTGACCGGGTACGATCTGGTGCTGGTGGACGCGCCGCCCTCACTGGGGCCGCTGACCGTAAATGTGCTGGCCGCCGCCGACGCGCTGCTGATTCCGCTGCAGGCCGAGTACTACGCGTTGGAGGGGCTGGCCGGCCTGATGGAGACGGTCGAGCGGGTGCAAGGCGGCCTCAATCCCCGCCTGAAGGTGCTGGGGGTGGTGCTGACCATGTTCGACGGGCGCACCAATCTGGCGCAGGAGGTCGAGACGATGGTGCGTCAGCATTTCGGTGAGCTGGTGTTCTGGTCCGTGATTCCGCGCAACGTACGGCTCTCCGAGGCGCCCAGCTTTTCCAAGCCGATCAACGCCTTTGCGCCGCTGTCGAGCGGGGCGGCGGCCTACAAGCGGCTGGCCGAGGAGGTGATGTCGCGTGTCGAAAAAATCTAG
- a CDS encoding VanW family protein, with amino-acid sequence MSLKLRWSLGLGAALLTAALGQSVAQMPPIPALPLPPQPIPAPAPEPVPVPEPQPTPDPVPEMPLPEPTPQPAPEPAPVPTPPEPVAPAAPPAPAKAPAFRAPLLINVETTLPALVNGKKTTVPLTRTLTIPGPRMVLIRQSGGITASLDADLKAFVNGLSSKAQDARFEELWDGWSVVQRNALKIDLEATRANVLAAIQDPKGVKASVVVTGQTPPKRTLDYFLSRGITTHLGTGQTNYFGSSADRVTNIHVGAKNFDDRLFDGKVFSFNGFVGPVTARNGYVTGLVIAGDRTASGVGGGICQVSTTVFRTLYGAGLPVAQRQNHSYQVHYYDPQGLDATIYQPSLDLKFANDTGGALWFQTEWDDEAASLSISVFGKARDFTVDIGAPKTLSSTPSPADRLLADASLPTGQRRQVDWAAPGAVIEVTRKFMRDGKTFKQDTLKSSYRPWPNIFLVGTGR; translated from the coding sequence ATGAGTTTAAAACTTCGCTGGTCCCTAGGCCTGGGGGCCGCGCTGCTGACGGCGGCCCTGGGGCAGAGCGTGGCCCAGATGCCGCCCATTCCAGCGCTGCCGCTGCCCCCTCAACCCATCCCGGCCCCCGCGCCTGAGCCGGTTCCGGTGCCCGAACCGCAGCCCACCCCCGACCCTGTTCCGGAGATGCCCCTGCCTGAACCGACGCCGCAGCCCGCTCCAGAGCCAGCGCCGGTACCCACACCTCCGGAGCCTGTTGCGCCAGCCGCGCCGCCAGCCCCAGCCAAGGCCCCGGCGTTCAGGGCACCGCTGCTGATCAACGTGGAAACCACCCTGCCGGCGCTGGTGAACGGCAAGAAGACCACGGTTCCGCTGACCCGCACCCTGACCATCCCCGGCCCGCGCATGGTCCTGATCCGGCAGAGTGGCGGGATCACCGCCAGTCTTGACGCCGACCTCAAGGCGTTCGTGAACGGCCTGTCCAGCAAGGCCCAGGATGCCCGTTTCGAGGAGCTGTGGGACGGCTGGTCCGTGGTCCAGCGCAATGCCCTGAAGATCGATCTGGAGGCCACCCGCGCCAACGTGCTGGCGGCCATCCAGGACCCAAAAGGCGTCAAGGCCAGCGTGGTGGTGACTGGTCAGACCCCACCCAAGCGCACCCTCGACTACTTCCTGTCGCGCGGCATCACCACGCACCTGGGCACGGGGCAGACCAACTACTTCGGCAGCAGCGCGGACCGCGTGACCAACATTCACGTGGGCGCCAAGAACTTCGATGACCGCCTGTTCGACGGCAAGGTCTTTTCCTTCAACGGCTTTGTCGGCCCGGTCACGGCCCGCAACGGTTACGTGACGGGGCTGGTGATCGCTGGTGATCGCACGGCCAGTGGCGTCGGCGGCGGCATCTGCCAAGTCAGCACCACGGTCTTCCGCACCCTGTACGGGGCCGGGCTGCCGGTCGCCCAGCGGCAGAACCACTCGTATCAGGTGCACTACTACGACCCGCAGGGACTGGATGCCACCATCTATCAGCCCAGCCTGGACCTCAAGTTCGCCAATGACACCGGCGGCGCCCTGTGGTTCCAGACCGAGTGGGACGACGAGGCGGCCAGCCTGAGCATCAGCGTCTTCGGCAAGGCGCGGGACTTTACGGTCGACATCGGTGCGCCGAAAACCCTCAGCTCCACCCCCTCGCCCGCCGACCGGCTGTTGGCGGATGCCAGCCTACCTACCGGACAGCGCCGGCAGGTGGACTGGGCCGCTCCCGGCGCGGTCATAGAGGTCACGCGCAAATTCATGCGGGACGGCAAGACCTTCAAGCAGGATACCCTCAAGAGCAGTTATCGCCCGTGGCCCAACATCTTTCTGGTCGGCACCGGCCGCTGA
- the parB gene encoding ParB/RepB/Spo0J family partition protein ParB, with translation MSKKSSLGRGLDALLARPAAEAVAADRAGSVQTLNINRIVQAGYQPRQVFEPSSLAELAQSIREQGVIQPLLVRPRGEAFEIVAGERRWRAGQLAGLTELPVIIRDLGDREALEIAIVENLQREDLGPLEEARAYQALLDQGLNQEGVAQAVGKGRSTVSNALRLLTLGEGALHALDSGQISAGHARAILAQPDGDRAWALEQITSRGLNVREAEALRREGKARPTAPVKVNPPRTYRQLELDLSRRTGTRVRITGEDKGKVELNYGSREELDRLLNLLGFEAEQ, from the coding sequence GTGTCGAAAAAATCTAGCCTGGGGCGGGGTCTGGACGCGCTGCTGGCCCGCCCGGCGGCCGAGGCGGTGGCGGCGGATCGCGCGGGAAGTGTGCAGACCCTGAACATCAACCGCATCGTGCAGGCGGGCTACCAGCCGCGTCAGGTCTTCGAGCCGAGTTCGCTGGCCGAGCTGGCCCAGAGCATCCGCGAGCAGGGGGTGATTCAGCCGCTGCTGGTGCGTCCGCGTGGCGAGGCCTTCGAGATCGTCGCCGGGGAGCGCCGCTGGCGTGCAGGGCAACTGGCCGGTCTGACCGAATTGCCTGTCATCATCCGCGACCTGGGGGACCGCGAGGCGCTGGAAATTGCCATCGTCGAGAACCTGCAGCGCGAGGACCTGGGGCCGCTGGAAGAGGCGCGGGCCTATCAGGCGCTGCTGGACCAGGGGCTGAACCAGGAAGGGGTGGCGCAGGCGGTGGGCAAGGGCCGCAGCACCGTCTCCAACGCGCTGCGGCTGCTGACCCTGGGCGAGGGCGCCTTGCATGCCCTGGACAGCGGGCAGATCAGCGCCGGACACGCCCGCGCCATTCTGGCCCAGCCGGATGGAGACCGCGCCTGGGCGCTGGAGCAGATCACGTCGCGCGGCCTGAATGTCCGCGAGGCCGAGGCGCTGCGCCGCGAGGGCAAGGCCCGCCCCACGGCGCCCGTCAAGGTCAACCCGCCGCGCACGTACCGTCAGCTGGAACTGGACCTCAGCCGCCGCACCGGCACCCGCGTCCGCATTACCGGCGAGGATAAGGGCAAAGTGGAGCTGAATTACGGCTCGCGCGAGGAACTGGACCGGCTGCTGAACCTGCTGGGCTTTGAAGCCGAGCAATAG
- a CDS encoding pyridoxal phosphate-dependent aminotransferase, whose protein sequence is MPQLLPRARASQESVFARMSRLAAQYGAVNLGQGFPADAPPAFLLDAARRAVGTLDQYSPPAGLPALRDAIGADLGVDGVDVIVTCGATEALNVLALALYGPRDDGSRDEVLMLEPVFDVYLPQARLAGATPVTVPMTLDLAGGWSLDLAALRAAVTPRTRALLLNSPYNPTGTVFSREELTEIVALAREHDLWIISDEVYDELYFGEKPLPMRELAPERTFTVGSAGKRLEATGWRVGWIACPPGQAGQGVAANVAGVRQQGSFCAPTPLQAAVAAALPVARAGGYYEGLRAEYRARQDLLAEGLRGLGATVFLPQGTYFLTAIHPEWRAETLVQRGVAVIPGEAFYAQHPAPEGLLRVAFCKSRDEIAQALERLSVVATTPV, encoded by the coding sequence ATGCCCCAACTGTTGCCCCGCGCCCGCGCCTCTCAGGAGAGCGTGTTTGCCCGCATGAGCCGTCTGGCCGCGCAGTACGGGGCCGTCAACCTGGGGCAGGGCTTTCCGGCCGACGCCCCCCCGGCCTTTCTGCTGGACGCGGCGCGGCGGGCGGTGGGCACGCTGGACCAGTACAGCCCACCTGCCGGCCTGCCCGCGCTGCGCGACGCCATCGGCGCAGACCTGGGAGTGGACGGCGTGGACGTGATCGTGACCTGCGGGGCCACCGAGGCGCTGAACGTGCTGGCCCTGGCGCTGTACGGTCCCCGTGATGATGGCAGCCGGGACGAGGTCCTGATGCTGGAGCCGGTCTTCGACGTGTACCTGCCCCAGGCACGGCTGGCCGGGGCCACGCCCGTCACGGTGCCCATGACGCTGGACCTGGCGGGGGGCTGGTCCCTGGACCTGGCGGCGCTGCGGGCCGCCGTGACTCCACGCACGCGGGCGCTACTGCTCAACAGTCCGTACAACCCGACCGGCACCGTGTTCTCCCGCGAGGAGCTGACGGAGATCGTGGCGCTGGCCCGCGAGCATGACCTGTGGATCATCAGCGACGAGGTCTACGACGAGCTGTATTTCGGCGAGAAACCCCTTCCGATGCGCGAACTGGCCCCCGAACGCACCTTCACGGTGGGCAGCGCGGGCAAACGGCTGGAGGCCACCGGCTGGCGCGTGGGCTGGATCGCCTGCCCGCCAGGACAGGCCGGGCAGGGCGTGGCGGCCAACGTTGCGGGCGTGCGGCAGCAGGGCTCGTTCTGCGCGCCCACCCCCCTGCAGGCGGCGGTGGCGGCGGCCCTGCCCGTCGCCCGCGCGGGGGGCTATTACGAGGGGCTGCGCGCCGAGTACCGCGCCCGGCAGGACCTGCTGGCCGAAGGGCTGAGAGGGCTGGGGGCCACCGTCTTCCTGCCGCAGGGCACCTATTTTCTGACGGCCATTCACCCCGAGTGGCGGGCCGAGACGCTGGTCCAGCGCGGCGTCGCGGTGATTCCCGGCGAGGCCTTCTACGCTCAGCACCCCGCCCCCGAAGGCCTGCTGCGGGTGGCCTTCTGCAAGTCACGCGATGAGATCGCGCAGGCGTTGGAGCGGCTCTCGGTGGTCGCGACCACCCCGGTCTGA
- the rsmG gene encoding 16S rRNA (guanine(527)-N(7))-methyltransferase RsmG — protein sequence MNSDGVELLRHGAGLLGLEIGEQLPQFARLFALLQEGNARLNLTALKTQEDIVLKHFVDSLTCLRGGYLEGPLTVLDLGTGAGFPTFPLALVKPELHFTSVDSIRKKVDFVRDTAVQLGLEQVTPLVGRAETLGRSADHREHYDRVVVRAVASLPVLAELTLPLLREGGLLVAQKGAISADELNAGRRAAGEVGGKVQVVDPFELPVLGDARTLIVIEKLGRTPSKYPRREGVPTAQPLFWTPPQKQAR from the coding sequence GTGAATTCCGACGGTGTGGAATTGCTGCGGCACGGGGCCGGCCTGCTGGGACTGGAGATCGGCGAACAGTTGCCCCAGTTTGCCAGGCTGTTCGCGCTGCTTCAGGAGGGCAATGCCCGGCTGAACCTCACGGCCCTGAAAACCCAGGAGGACATTGTCCTCAAGCATTTCGTGGACTCGCTGACCTGCCTGCGTGGGGGGTACCTGGAGGGGCCGCTGACGGTGCTGGATCTGGGGACGGGCGCTGGGTTTCCCACCTTCCCGCTGGCTCTCGTGAAGCCAGAGCTGCACTTCACGTCGGTCGACTCTATTCGCAAGAAAGTCGATTTTGTGCGCGACACAGCAGTCCAGCTGGGGCTGGAACAGGTCACCCCGCTGGTGGGCCGGGCCGAGACGCTGGGGCGCAGCGCCGACCACCGCGAGCACTATGACCGGGTGGTGGTCCGGGCAGTGGCCTCGTTGCCGGTGCTGGCCGAACTGACACTGCCGCTGCTGCGCGAGGGTGGCTTGCTGGTGGCCCAGAAAGGAGCCATCAGCGCCGACGAACTGAATGCCGGGCGGCGCGCCGCTGGAGAGGTGGGCGGCAAGGTTCAGGTCGTCGATCCGTTCGAATTGCCTGTGCTGGGCGACGCCCGGACCCTGATCGTGATCGAGAAGCTGGGGCGTACACCATCCAAATATCCCCGGCGAGAGGGAGTCCCCACCGCCCAACCGCTGTTCTGGACCCCACCCCAGAAGCAGGCACGCTAA
- a CDS encoding YpdA family putative bacillithiol disulfide reductase — protein MNLALPSDLFDVAIVGAGPVGLAAAIACKRAGLSYVVLDRGCVVNAIFEYPTYMSFFTTAPELEIGNHPMVTGHDKPDRRDALMYYRLVAQREALNIEQYTEVTAVHAAPAGFTLAIERRDGTPDVLEARRVVVATGYYDNPLPLGIPGEDGQNVSHYYTEAHPFMGLNMTVIGAGNSAADAALDLWRGGAKVTMVVRAPELKNTIKYWVRPDLENRIKEGSIDAHFNSRVIEIGTDEVTVEREDGTTFQLPSHFTFALTGYRPDLSFLAELNLAQQPDACLVLDEHYQSSVPGLFVVGSAGFAGRTNQVFIENGRHHADLAVAEIGRQLAGHAELQPR, from the coding sequence ATGAACCTTGCACTTCCCTCTGACCTGTTTGATGTCGCCATCGTCGGCGCTGGCCCGGTGGGGCTGGCCGCCGCCATCGCCTGCAAACGCGCTGGCCTGAGCTACGTGGTGCTTGACCGGGGCTGTGTGGTCAACGCGATTTTCGAGTACCCCACCTACATGTCCTTTTTCACCACCGCCCCCGAACTGGAAATCGGCAACCACCCGATGGTGACCGGCCATGACAAACCCGACCGCCGCGACGCCCTGATGTACTACCGCCTGGTGGCCCAGCGCGAGGCGCTGAACATCGAGCAGTACACCGAGGTCACGGCGGTCCACGCCGCCCCGGCAGGCTTTACGCTTGCCATTGAGCGGCGCGACGGCACCCCGGACGTGCTGGAAGCGCGGCGGGTGGTCGTGGCAACCGGGTACTACGACAATCCGCTGCCGCTGGGCATTCCCGGCGAGGACGGTCAGAATGTCAGCCATTACTACACCGAGGCGCACCCCTTCATGGGCCTGAACATGACCGTGATCGGCGCGGGCAACTCGGCGGCGGACGCGGCACTTGATCTGTGGCGCGGCGGCGCGAAGGTCACGATGGTGGTCCGGGCCCCAGAACTGAAGAACACCATCAAGTACTGGGTGCGCCCGGACCTGGAAAACCGCATCAAGGAGGGCAGCATCGACGCCCACTTCAACTCGCGGGTCATCGAGATCGGCACGGACGAGGTGACGGTGGAGCGTGAAGACGGCACGACCTTCCAGCTGCCCAGCCACTTTACCTTCGCGCTGACCGGCTACCGCCCAGACCTGTCCTTCCTGGCAGAGCTGAATCTGGCCCAGCAGCCGGACGCGTGTCTGGTGCTGGACGAGCACTATCAGAGCAGCGTGCCGGGCCTGTTCGTGGTGGGCAGCGCAGGCTTCGCGGGCAGGACCAATCAGGTGTTCATCGAGAACGGACGCCACCACGCGGACCTGGCCGTGGCCGAGATCGGGCGGCAACTGGCCGGGCACGCGGAATTACAGCCCCGCTAA
- the mnmG gene encoding tRNA uridine-5-carboxymethylaminomethyl(34) synthesis enzyme MnmG, with the protein MSGWNVIVIGGGHAGLEAAWAAAKFSRVGLLVGNPATVGRMPCNPAVGGPGKSQLVFEIQALGGLMGRLADDTAIHTRVLNASKGPAVQSLRVQNERDAYAEHAQEVIFGQPEIDILRGEAADLEPDGLGGWLVVTTDGRRLPCRSVVIAAGTFMRAVTWYGRQSRAEGRQGEPPSRFLSAPLERAGHKLKRFKTGTPPRVRADSVNFAELLEIPADPQPRGFTGTPGPRAQESPTWQTHTTPQTHELIHENLSESPMFSGDIEGKGPRYCPSIEDKVVRFAHHDRHLLFVEPDGIQTSEVYLQGFSSSLPPYLQDQLVRTLPGFERAVVQRYAYAVEYDVVDATELTLNLESRLLPGVFTAGQLNGTSGYEEAAAQGLVAGTAAARRALGLDTATIGRETGYVGVLLDDLVFKSSDEPYRMMTSRVEHRLLVRQDNADERMTPLGQRLGLVSDEQEAKVRAKYGRVTEAMRSLAAQRANGQTGDAWLRRPEFHLADVEALGLSLPATLDAAEREAVEIRVKYAGYIERARQQLGAEARARGTRLDGLDYAVVPALSNEAREKLGQRRPETLEQAARISGVRHADIGALLVHLKKQGVSRET; encoded by the coding sequence ATGAGCGGCTGGAATGTGATTGTGATTGGTGGGGGCCACGCTGGCCTGGAAGCGGCGTGGGCCGCAGCCAAATTCTCGCGGGTGGGCCTGCTGGTGGGCAACCCGGCCACCGTGGGCCGCATGCCGTGCAACCCGGCGGTGGGCGGCCCCGGCAAGAGTCAGCTGGTGTTCGAGATTCAGGCGCTTGGGGGCCTGATGGGCCGCTTGGCCGACGACACCGCCATCCATACCCGCGTATTGAACGCCAGCAAGGGACCGGCCGTGCAGTCGCTGCGGGTGCAGAACGAGCGAGACGCCTACGCCGAGCATGCCCAGGAGGTGATCTTCGGCCAGCCCGAGATCGACATTCTCCGGGGCGAGGCCGCCGATCTGGAGCCCGACGGGCTCGGGGGCTGGCTGGTGGTGACCACCGATGGACGCCGTCTCCCCTGCCGCAGCGTCGTGATTGCGGCGGGCACCTTTATGCGGGCGGTGACGTGGTACGGGCGGCAGTCACGCGCCGAGGGGCGGCAGGGTGAGCCGCCCTCGCGTTTCCTGTCTGCTCCGCTGGAGCGGGCTGGCCACAAGCTTAAGCGCTTCAAGACCGGCACGCCGCCCCGGGTCCGGGCGGATTCGGTCAATTTCGCGGAACTGCTGGAGATTCCCGCCGATCCTCAGCCGCGCGGCTTTACCGGCACGCCTGGCCCCCGCGCCCAGGAGTCGCCCACCTGGCAGACCCACACCACCCCGCAGACCCACGAACTGATCCACGAGAATCTGAGTGAGTCTCCGATGTTCTCCGGCGATATCGAGGGCAAAGGCCCACGCTACTGCCCCAGCATTGAGGACAAGGTGGTGCGCTTTGCCCACCATGATCGTCACTTGCTGTTTGTGGAGCCAGATGGCATCCAGACCAGTGAGGTGTACCTGCAGGGCTTCAGCTCCTCGCTGCCGCCGTACCTGCAAGACCAGCTGGTGCGCACCCTGCCTGGGTTCGAACGGGCGGTGGTGCAGCGCTACGCCTACGCTGTGGAGTACGACGTGGTGGATGCCACCGAACTTACGCTGAACCTGGAGTCCCGCCTGCTGCCCGGTGTCTTTACGGCGGGCCAGCTCAACGGCACCAGCGGTTACGAGGAGGCGGCGGCGCAGGGTCTGGTGGCCGGAACGGCGGCGGCCCGCCGCGCGTTGGGGCTGGACACAGCCACGATTGGCCGTGAAACCGGATACGTCGGCGTGTTGCTTGACGATCTGGTGTTCAAGAGCAGCGACGAACCGTACCGCATGATGACCAGTCGCGTGGAACATCGCCTGCTGGTGCGTCAGGACAACGCCGACGAGCGAATGACCCCGCTGGGGCAACGGCTGGGCCTGGTCTCTGACGAGCAGGAGGCCAAGGTTCGGGCCAAGTACGGGCGTGTGACGGAGGCCATGCGCTCCCTGGCTGCCCAGCGCGCCAACGGCCAGACCGGAGATGCCTGGTTGCGCCGTCCGGAATTCCATCTGGCCGATGTGGAGGCGCTGGGCCTCTCGCTCCCGGCCACGTTGGACGCGGCGGAGCGTGAGGCGGTGGAGATCCGCGTCAAGTACGCGGGCTATATCGAGCGTGCCCGTCAGCAGTTGGGGGCGGAGGCACGTGCCCGTGGCACCCGACTGGATGGCCTCGACTACGCTGTGGTGCCTGCCCTCTCCAACGAGGCGCGCGAGAAGTTAGGCCAGCGTCGGCCCGAAACCCTGGAGCAGGCGGCCCGCATCTCCGGCGTTCGCCACGCCGATATTGGCGCTCTGCTGGTCCACCTGAAGAAACAAGGCGTTTCACGGGAAACTTGA
- a CDS encoding ABC transporter substrate-binding protein, translating into MNRILPLTCALLCSAAVAAAPRDTLVIQQAATVTTLDPTAAYDTFSLQVLENMYETLWTYKGASLTQMTPLLASALPTYTNGGKTLTVSLRKGVKFHSGNPMTCLDAQYTYRRNLVTNSAESANWFISDALLGTRDNAAADKSVTWARIAGAVSCDAQGQLVFKLPKPDPAFMAKLAFAGQGVLDSKWAAKLGEWNGSEATWREWVGKDVSASRLSAQPSGTGAYQLLRRDADNVLLKAFPEYWGGKPAISNVIMQKVSELAVRQQAFLRGDADLIEAGTRANVEAQLKGKPGVTVLDNLPSAGAQALFMNNKIKNSAALGSGKLDGKGIPADFFADAAVRRAFASAFDYDQYMRDVQRGKAVKRTMLLPDTFPGYSRATKTYSYDPAQAQALFKAARGGEVWKNGFTINANYRTGHIAGQVALELLKRNVEALNPKFRINIIEEPWSEQSKKMQEGLEIMLPMGWSADYADPDNFLYTFYSSGGFFYPTNNWKDADVDRWLEQARTTVDAAARAKLYKQVADRAYQESPFIVLPAETNIRPVRSTLQGASAATYNPMRSFGFTGTLWRELSKK; encoded by the coding sequence ATGAACCGAATCCTGCCCCTCACCTGCGCCCTGCTGTGTTCTGCCGCCGTGGCCGCCGCGCCCAGAGACACGCTGGTCATCCAGCAGGCCGCCACCGTGACCACGCTGGATCCCACCGCCGCCTACGACACCTTCAGCCTGCAGGTGTTGGAAAACATGTACGAGACGCTGTGGACCTACAAGGGTGCCAGCCTGACCCAGATGACGCCGCTGCTGGCCTCGGCCCTGCCGACCTACACCAACGGCGGCAAGACCCTGACGGTCAGTCTGCGCAAGGGCGTGAAGTTCCACAGCGGCAACCCCATGACCTGCTTGGATGCCCAGTACACCTACCGCCGCAATCTGGTCACCAACAGCGCCGAGTCGGCCAACTGGTTCATCAGCGACGCGCTGCTGGGCACGCGCGACAACGCCGCGGCCGACAAGAGCGTCACCTGGGCGCGCATCGCCGGGGCGGTCAGCTGCGACGCGCAGGGGCAACTGGTGTTCAAGCTGCCCAAGCCGGACCCGGCCTTCATGGCCAAGCTGGCCTTTGCCGGGCAGGGCGTGCTGGACAGCAAGTGGGCCGCCAAGCTGGGCGAGTGGAACGGCTCCGAAGCCACCTGGCGCGAGTGGGTGGGCAAGGACGTGTCGGCCAGCCGACTGAGCGCCCAGCCCAGCGGCACCGGGGCGTACCAGTTGCTGCGCCGCGACGCCGACAACGTGCTGCTCAAAGCGTTCCCCGAATACTGGGGCGGCAAACCCGCGATCAGCAACGTGATCATGCAGAAGGTAAGCGAACTGGCCGTGCGTCAGCAGGCTTTCCTGCGCGGCGACGCCGATCTGATCGAGGCCGGCACGCGCGCCAACGTGGAGGCGCAGCTGAAGGGCAAGCCCGGCGTGACCGTGCTGGACAACCTGCCCAGCGCCGGGGCGCAGGCGCTGTTCATGAACAACAAGATCAAGAACAGTGCCGCGCTGGGCAGCGGGAAGCTGGACGGCAAGGGGATTCCCGCCGACTTCTTCGCGGACGCGGCGGTGCGCCGGGCTTTTGCCTCCGCCTTCGATTACGACCAGTACATGCGCGACGTGCAGCGCGGCAAGGCCGTCAAGCGCACCATGCTGCTGCCGGACACCTTCCCCGGCTATTCCAGGGCCACCAAGACCTACAGCTACGATCCAGCCCAGGCCCAGGCGCTGTTCAAGGCCGCGCGCGGCGGCGAGGTCTGGAAGAACGGCTTTACCATCAACGCCAATTACCGCACCGGGCACATCGCCGGACAGGTGGCCCTCGAACTGCTGAAGCGCAACGTGGAGGCCCTGAACCCGAAGTTCCGCATCAACATCATCGAGGAGCCGTGGTCCGAGCAGTCCAAGAAGATGCAGGAGGGCCTGGAAATCATGCTGCCGATGGGCTGGAGCGCGGACTACGCCGATCCCGACAACTTCCTGTACACCTTCTACAGCTCCGGCGGCTTTTTCTACCCCACCAACAACTGGAAAGACGCCGACGTGGACCGCTGGCTGGAGCAGGCCCGCACCACCGTGGACGCCGCGGCCCGCGCCAAACTGTACAAACAGGTGGCCGACCGCGCCTACCAGGAAAGCCCCTTTATCGTGTTGCCCGCCGAGACCAACATCCGGCCCGTCCGCAGCACCCTGCAGGGGGCCTCGGCGGCCACCTACAATCCCATGCGCTCCTTCGGCTTCACCGGAACGCTGTGGCGGGAACTGAGCAAGAAGTAA